From Channa argus isolate prfri chromosome 18, Channa argus male v1.0, whole genome shotgun sequence, the proteins below share one genomic window:
- the surf4 gene encoding surfeit locus protein 4, which produces MGQEDFMSTAEDVADQFLRVTKQYLPHLARLCLISTFLEDGIRMWLQWNEQRDYIEATWNCGYFLATCFVLLNLIGQLGGCVLVLSRNFVQYACFGLFGIIALQTVAYSILWDLKFLMRNLALGGGLLLLLAESRSEGKSMFAGVPTMGESSPKQYMQLGGRVLLVLMFMTLLHFDPSFFSILQNMVGTALIILVAIGFKTKLAALTLVVWLLAINVYFNAFWTIPAYKPMHDFLKYDFFQTTSVIGGLLLVVALGPGGVSMDEKKKEW; this is translated from the exons ATGGGGCAGGAGGATTTCATGAGCACAGCCGAAGACGTGGCAGACCAG TTTTTGAGGGTAACCAAACAGTACTTGCCCCACTTGGCTCGTCTGTGTCTCATCAGCACCTTTTTGGAAGATGGCATCCGCATGTGGTTGCAGTGGAATGAGCAGAGAGATTACATTGAGGCTACCTGGAACTGTGGTTACTTCCTGGCTACATGCTTTGTTCTGCTTAACCTCATAGGACAGTTGG GGGGTTGTGTCCTTGTCCTCAGTAGAAATTTTGTACAGTATGCCTGCTTTGGATTGTTTGGCATCATAGCTCTACAG ACAGTTGCATACAGCATTTTATGGGACCTCAAGTTTTTGATGCG AAACCTTGCCCTTGGTGGTGGTCTGCTCCTGCTGCTAGCTGAGTCTCGTTCAGAAGGGAAAAGCATGTTTGCTGGAGTCCCCACTATGGGAGAGAGTTCGCCAAAGCAGTACATGCAGCTGGGTGGTCGAGTACTGCTGGTGCTCATGTTCATGACTTTGCTACATTTTGACCCCAGCTTTTTCTCT ATCCTGCAGAACATGGTGGGAACTGCCCTCATCATACTGGTGGCCATTGGCTTCAAAACCAAGCTAGCAGCATTGACCCTCGTTGTTTGGCTTCTGGCcataaatgtttactttaacGCTTTCTGGACCATCCCTGCCTACAAGCCCATGCACGACTTTCTCAAGTACGACTTCTTCCAAACCACCTCGGTCATTGGTGGCCTGCTTTTGGTGGTGGCGCTTGGACCTGGTGGAGTGTCCATGGACGAGAAAAAGAAGGAGTGGTAG
- the bbln gene encoding UPF0184 protein C9orf16 homolog isoform X2: MSGPNGDPNISVDDGIINEEDEFDEEEYTAINSMLDQINSYLDDLEERNDSLNGKLHELLESNRQARLEFRAQLHGSPTQEEHCLPDRDSSSSKEDLNKDNGGLQMNDKSESTKED; encoded by the exons atgtCGGGACCAAATGGGGATCCAAACATTTCTGTTGACGATGGTATTATAAATGAAGAAGATGAATTCGACGAGGAAG AGTACACTGCCATCAACTCCATGTTAGATCAGATCAATTCCTATCTTGATGACCTGGAGGAGCGGAATGATTCGCTTAATGGCAAACTGCATGAGCTGCTGGAGTCAAACCGGCAAGCTCGGCTAGAATTTAGGGCCCAGCTCCATGGCTCCCCAACCCAGGAAGAGCATTGTCTTCCAGACAGGGACTCCTCATCCAGCAAGGAAGACCTGAACAAGGACAATGGGGGCTTGCAAATGAATGACAAGAGCGAGTCGACAAAAGAGGACTAA
- the ciz1a gene encoding cdkn1a interacting zinc finger protein 1a has protein sequence MFNPHIHQQQQQQQQFHQHLRQLQQLFQQQPPPPPPPQPPPGHHVAHHHHQTPRSIPVPPQTAPPPRMVNLCQATQTTIINPNPMLQGAILMQQMQGNMRNFGMGGQQFRQFFTAGARSSLLGPVPMGMAIKSPIMGFPAGRPFHPHHARYYNTPTAPSSSSSTTDTAVRQTDRKRDNEQMAASSINEPDDKSERDEAVGEVDGPTHILEEQLEQPLLKKLRKEGSDEPKQENVVKTVTNADVDGEVLYSECNSNTDESQPEDGVILEDRGSMSGSDVVEAMEESRRDEMHSCLSSSGRLNEDDQQVHLPPEETTEGKDASFSSLDNQEEGEQVVAEGANKFYCYLCSITCHNQQNFRSHMNSISHQQRMMEIQHMSNACLVTLLPRVQESLGTNKDGEKKNESKRWCATCHSHFTSSIMEHRRTEEHKLASRKAISSCTVCKKHFRTSQTFVEHLQSQEHRQKVDKLQEKEGCEAFAKLTAMDTDGFLLEEEEGSDMEKAEDSESYEGYQGGWSSFKEVALKDMASDEKYDPDTVYGSNFFVPVAGFICRLCNKFYHFESSALHTHCKSWKHFENVKAYRSLLRQKGEAVESSGASLLAEGSFTPITETTTDCAEKSSCCVNIGLETNLNSMQPIITLTRLKMQTEDQQQEKEAKPNPTLQDFAISAASTSSTNQELCSREEKTTSQGSIDPGSVAELLAIKRDEPASELAAAAEGDNEEEEEKEVPAVPEKKNGTGKAKAIPKRRSVRATNRR, from the exons ATGTTCAATCCGCACATccatcagcaacagcagcagcagcaacagtttCACCAGCACCTGCGGCAGCTACAGCAACTTTTCCAGCAGCAGCCTCCGCCGCCTCCACCACCACAGCCTCCTCCAGGGCATCATGTCgcccatcaccaccaccagaCACCGCG ATCTATCCCTGTGCCCCCCCAGACAGCTCCTCCGCCAAGAATGGTCAATCTTTGCCAGGCAACTCAGACAACCATCATCAACCCCAATCCTATGCTGCAGGGGGCCATACTGATGCAGCAGATGCAGG GCAATATGCGGAACTTTGGGATGGGTGGCCAGCAATTCCGTCAGTTCTTCACAGCTGGGGCCAGGTCATCTCTGCTTGGACCTGTTCCCATGGGCATGGCCATCAAGTCCCCTATCATGGGTTTCCCAGCTGGACGACCCTTCCACCCACATCATGCTCGCTACTACAACACCCCTACAGccccttcatcttcctcatccaCCACA gaCACTGCTGTTCgccagacagacaggaagagagacaACGAGCAAATGGCAGCTAGCAGTATCAATGAACCTGATGATAAGTCTGAAAGAG ATGAAGCAGTGGGAGAAGTGGATGGACCCACACACATCTTGGAGGAACAACTTGAACAACCTCTACTGAAGAAATTGAGGAAAGAGGG GTCAGATGAGCCCAAACAAGAGAATGTTGTCAAAACTGTCACTAATGCAGATGTAGATGGGGAGGTCCTTTATTCAGAGTGTAACAGCAATACAGATGAGAGTCAGCCTGAAG ATGGTGTAATCCTGGAGGACAGAGGCTCTATGAGTGGATCAGATGTTGTTGAGGCAATGGAGGAGAGCAGAAGAGATGAG ATGCACAGCTGCCTGTCATCTTCTGGCAGGCTGAATGAAGATGACCAGCAGGTTCATTTACCCCCAGAGGAGACTACCGAAGGAAAAGATGCATCTTTTAGTTCACTAGACAATCAGGAAGAAGGAGAGCAGGTTGTAGCGGAGGGTGCCAACAAGTTCTACTGCTACCTCTGCAGCATTACCTGCCACAACCAGCAA aacTTCAGGAGCCACATGAACAGCATTTCTCACCAGCAGAGGATGATGGAGATCCAACACATGAGCAATGCTTGTCTGGTTACCCTGCTGCCACGAGTGCAAGAGTCTCTAGGGACAAACAAAGACGG agagaaaaaaaatgaatcaaagCGTTGGTGTGCCACCTGTCACAGCCACTTCACCAGTAGCATCATGGAGCACCGTCGCACTGAAGAGCACAAA CTTGCCAGTAGAAAAGCCATCTCCTCCTGCACAGTCTGCAAGAAACACTTCAGAACCTCCCAGACTTTTGTGGAGCACTTGCAGTCCCAagagcacagacagaaagtgGATAAG CTCCAGGAAAAGGAGGGCTGTGAGGCATTTGCTAAGCTGACTGCCATGGACACAGATGGTTTTTTGTtggaagaggaggaaggcagTGACATGGAGAAGGCAGAGGACAGTGAGAGTTATGAAGGATACCAG GGTGGCTGGTCCTCCTTTAAAGAAGTGGCACTAAAAGACATGGCAAGTGATGAAAAATATGATCCTGATACAGTCTACG GATCCAATTTTTTTGTTCCAGTAGCAGGTTTCATCTGCAGACTCTGCAACAAATTCTACCATTTCGAATCTTCTGCTCTACACACCCACTGCAAATCATGGAAGCACTTTGAAAACGTCAAG GCATACAGATCATTGCTGAGGCAAAAGGGTGAAGCTGTTGAATCTTCCGGAGCATCACTCTTAGCTGAGGGCAGCTTCACGCCTATAACAGAAACCACCACAGACTGCGCAGAAAAAAGTTCCTGTTGTGTTAATATTGGTTTAGAGACAAACCTAAACTCCATGCAGCCCATCATAACACTGACCCGACTGAAAATGCAGACAGAGGATCAACAGCAGGAGAAAGAAGCAAAACCCAATCCAACCTTACAGGACTTCGCCATTTCAGCAGCCAGCACTAGTAGCACAAACCAAGAACTCTGtagcagagaggaaaagacCACATCCCAAGGGTCTATAGATCCAGGGAGTGTTGCTGAGTTGCTTGCTATCAAAAGAGATGAGCCAGCCTCTGAGctggcagctgctgctgagggtgataatgaagaggaagaagagaaggaagtTCCTGCTGTCCCAGAGAAAAAGAACGGCACAGGGAAGGCAAAAGCCATCCCCAAACGCAGGTCAGTGAGGGCGACAAACAGACGCTGA
- the bbln gene encoding UPF0184 protein C9orf16 homolog isoform X1: MSGPNGDPNISVDDGIINEEDEFDEEEKILCCLSTEYTAINSMLDQINSYLDDLEERNDSLNGKLHELLESNRQARLEFRAQLHGSPTQEEHCLPDRDSSSSKEDLNKDNGGLQMNDKSESTKED, encoded by the exons atgtCGGGACCAAATGGGGATCCAAACATTTCTGTTGACGATGGTATTATAAATGAAGAAGATGAATTCGACGAGGAAG AAAAGATTCTCTGCTGCTTATCCACAGAGTACACTGCCATCAACTCCATGTTAGATCAGATCAATTCCTATCTTGATGACCTGGAGGAGCGGAATGATTCGCTTAATGGCAAACTGCATGAGCTGCTGGAGTCAAACCGGCAAGCTCGGCTAGAATTTAGGGCCCAGCTCCATGGCTCCCCAACCCAGGAAGAGCATTGTCTTCCAGACAGGGACTCCTCATCCAGCAAGGAAGACCTGAACAAGGACAATGGGGGCTTGCAAATGAATGACAAGAGCGAGTCGACAAAAGAGGACTAA
- the surf2 gene encoding surfeit locus protein 2 has translation MDELPADLRAFLLNHPFLQLTDGKKIKCTLNGHEFPCNLTELQKFTEGKKYKKLSATAEFSYSQYEPHIVASTKQPNQLFCKLTLRHLNRQPHHVLRHVNGKRFKKALSKYEECVQQGIEFVPARLKQKKPKDTNEEVKRGRPSKHGSSMWEPSSGDEDHSDSEDSMSDLYPSSMFTLKKTVEKSMEGDGDKEEDDFQTDEDEDEEMEVDKQVVQKRKKVQGGGFQKKFRNNHWKSGRKKHGKVQSKK, from the exons ATGGATGAGTTACCTGCGGACCTAAGAGCATTTCTTCTCAACCACCCCTTTCTTCAGCTCACAGACGGCAAAAAG ATCAAATGCACACTGAATGGTCATGAGTTTCCATGCAACCTGACGGAGCTGCAGAAGTTCACTGAAGGGAAGAAATATAAGAAACTGAGTGCTACAGCAGAGTTCAGCTACAGCCAGTATGAACCACACATTGTGGCAAGCACAAAACAACC TAATCAACTCTTCTGCAAACTGACGCTCAGACATCTCAACCGACAGCCACACCATGTTTTAAGACATGTCAACGGGAAACGCTTCAAGAAGGCCCTTTCCAAAT ATGAAGAGTGTGTGCAGCAGGGCATTGAATTTGTTCCAGCCAGACTCAAACAGAAAAAGCCCAAAGACACAAATGAGGAGGTAAAACGGGGAAGGCCTTCCAAACATGGGAGCAGCATGTGGGAGCCCTCATCCGGTGACGAGGATCACAGTGACTCAGAAGACAGCATGAGTGACCTCTATCCCT CATCCatgttcactttaaaaaaaacagttgaaaaaAGTATGGAGGGTGATGGGGATAAAGAGGAGGATGACTTCCAAacagatgaggatgaggatgaggaaatGGAAGTGGACAAGCAGGTGGTGCAGAAACGCAAAAAG GTCCAGGGCGGTGGTTTTCAGAAGAAATTCAGAAATAATCATTGGAAATCAGGGCGCAAGAAACATGGAAAagtgcaaagtaaaaagtaa